In the genome of Natronomonas salina, the window CCCCGTCGTCGTCCGAGATCGGGACGGCGTGGAGGATCCACTCCCGGTCGGCGTAGGAGAGTTCGACCGTCCGCTCGCTTCCGTCGAGGGCCGCCCGGAACGCGGGCTCCAGGGCCGCCCAGGTCTCCGCGGGCCAGACCTCGTCGACCCGGTTCCCCTCGAGGTCCTCGGGTTCGACCGGGATGCGGTCGAACCCCAGCCCGGCCGCCAGCGTATACTCGAGGTCGTCGTCGAACAGCGTCACGAGGCCGTTCGGGAAGTACTCCGCGAGCGTCCGATAGCGCTGCTCGGACCGCTCGAGTTCCCGTTCGCGCTCCCGGTGTTCGGTGACGTCGCGGAAGTAGACGGACAGCCCCGTCTCCGAGGGGTAGACGTGCTCTTCGAACCAGGCGTCGTACGGTTCGTAGTACGCCTCGAACGAGACCGTCTCCTGGGTCGCCATCGCCTGACGGTACCGTCGTTCGAACTCGGTGTCGACGAGTTCCGGGAAGAAGCTCCAGATCTCCTCGCCGAGGAGGTCCTCGTCGCTGACGTCGAGTATCGATTCCGCGCTCTCGTTGAGGTGGGTGAACGTCCAGTCCTCGTCGAGCGCGATGACGCCGTCCCTGATCCGACCGTAGATCTCCTCGAGTTCCGTCGCGAGTTCGTCCCGGCGTCGCTCGAGGGTACGCTCGCGCTCCTTGAGTTCGGTGACGTCCTCGCCCGTCGTGACGACGCGGTCGATGTCGCCTTCGTCGTCGAGCAGCGGCGCCGCGTTCACCGAGAGCCAGTGGCGGTCGCCGCTCGGGAGTTCGACCTGAAGGGTGCGGTCGTACACCGGTTCGCCGGTCCGGAGCGTCTCCCCGAAGGGGTGCCGATCCGGCGGGAGTTCCGCGCCGGTCTCGTCGTAGACGGTCCGGTCGGAGGGGTCGTACGACCGCGCTTCGTCGTCGGAGATCTCGAGGATCTCCCGGAGTCGTTCGTTCATCCGCGTGACGTCGCCGTCCGCGTCGAGGACCTGGATGCCGACGGGGCTCGTCTCGAGTATCTGGCTGGTCAGGTCCCGTTCGCGCTGGAGTTGTTCCTCGCGCTCGACCAGTCGCCGCTCGGTCCGTACTCGGTCCGAGATATCACGGACGATGCCGACGGTCCCGTCGAAGGTGTCGCCGTCGAAGAGGAGACTCACCTGGAGTTCGCAGGGGATCGAATCGCCGTCGCTCGTCCGGGCGTCGAGTTCGTACGTCTCGTCGAGTTCCTGCCCGGTGGAGAGGCTCTGGTAGATCGCTTGACTGATACGTTCGACGAGGTCGTCGTCGAGGAGGATCGAGACGTGCTCTCCGAGGAGGTCGTCTCGTCCGTAGCCGGTCATCTCGGCGATGACGTCGTTGACGGCGACGAACCGGCCTCCCGCATCGAGCTGGTAGATCCCGTCGTCGACGGTGTTGACGAGCGTCTTGAACCGCTGGAGGGCGGCCTCCGCGTCGGTGTCGGCCCAGAACCCTCCGTCCGACGTGTCCACTCGTCGACTCATACCACACTACAGGCGAGTGACATCAATAAAGCCCCCGTGCCGTGGTCGCAGTAAGGCCGGATTTCCGCCCCCGCCCGCATCGAGAGAGGTGTGACGGGCACGGACCGGTGACGGACGTCCAGGGACGCTATCGAGGGACGAAAGCCCATAGCTGGGACCCGAAGAGCCCCGTCGGGACAGTCAGCACTCGCAGTCGGGTTTTACATGCTCCACGTCCGAATCTATCGCAGTCTGAGTCGGCGCTACGGTCCGCGTCGTGAAATCGAACTCCACCAGCCCGACGTAATCGAGCTTCGGGAGGTGCCGGTGGTGAAGGGTGACGCGCAGTTCCCGGGCTCGCTCCCAATCCGGCTCGTCCCGGTTGTCGTTCGGCTGTTGGGCTAGCTGCATCGCCAGGTCGGCGATCGATACCGGACGGTCGGCTGTCCGTAGTATCTCGATGATCTGTCGACGCACCGGGTTCGAAACCACTGATATCCACACGTCTCTATCGATCTCGTCGCCGGGGTATTCGAGCGGATTCATGGATTGTTTGTCTCGAGCGCGCGAGCGCCGAGACGCTCCGTTCGGTCGGTCACGCTGTTCGACCGATCGACGTCCGCACGGTCATCTGACGGTCGGTTCGCATGATCCGCCGTCATGTTATATTGGTACTGCGAGTGGACGGCCGGGTCCGGCCGTCGAGCGGCGGTCGTCAGTCGAGTTCTCCACAACTGCTGCAGCGGGACGCCTCGACCTCGTGATCGTAGACGAGGTTCCCCTCTTCGCAGTGACGGCAACCCATGTAACTGGCACAGCGGGGGACGTTCGGCGAGTCGGTGGTCGGTACGGACGGCGCGTCCGGGTCTTGAACGCTCATCGTAGTAGCAGCATCCACCCATCGCTACTAAAGCGTTGTGGACAAATGAACTAGTATT includes:
- a CDS encoding PAS domain-containing sensor histidine kinase yields the protein MSRRVDTSDGGFWADTDAEAALQRFKTLVNTVDDGIYQLDAGGRFVAVNDVIAEMTGYGRDDLLGEHVSILLDDDLVERISQAIYQSLSTGQELDETYELDARTSDGDSIPCELQVSLLFDGDTFDGTVGIVRDISDRVRTERRLVEREEQLQRERDLTSQILETSPVGIQVLDADGDVTRMNERLREILEISDDEARSYDPSDRTVYDETGAELPPDRHPFGETLRTGEPVYDRTLQVELPSGDRHWLSVNAAPLLDDEGDIDRVVTTGEDVTELKERERTLERRRDELATELEEIYGRIRDGVIALDEDWTFTHLNESAESILDVSDEDLLGEEIWSFFPELVDTEFERRYRQAMATQETVSFEAYYEPYDAWFEEHVYPSETGLSVYFRDVTEHRERERELERSEQRYRTLAEYFPNGLVTLFDDDLEYTLAAGLGFDRIPVEPEDLEGNRVDEVWPAETWAALEPAFRAALDGSERTVELSYADREWILHAVPISDDDGDVFAGMTMAQDITERKERERDLEETVEELEASNARLERFAYAASHDLQEPLRMVSSYLQLLEHRCGDALDEEGGEYLEFAVDGADRMREMVEGLLAYSRVETRSGDTRPVDLDSVLTDATDVLQMQIQRSDVEITSEELPRVLGDENQLLQVLQNLLDNAITYSGDDPPEIHVAAERRGEECVVSVSDDGMGIDPDDQDDVFTVFNRLHGGDEFDGTGIGLALCERIVENHGGEIWVESEPGEGSTFSFTLPAVDD
- a CDS encoding DUF7344 domain-containing protein, whose translation is MNPLEYPGDEIDRDVWISVVSNPVRRQIIEILRTADRPVSIADLAMQLAQQPNDNRDEPDWERARELRVTLHHRHLPKLDYVGLVEFDFTTRTVAPTQTAIDSDVEHVKPDCEC